TAGTTTCTAGACCAGTTAATATAAAATCTAAAGGTACAGTAATTATAATGGGTAATGGTTCGGGTACTGCGTTTACTGTAAATGCTAATGCTACTATTCAGGGTTTGGTAATTAAAAATTATGGTACTGGAATCTTGAATAAAGCAAGTACTGTTAGTATAGTTAATAACACGTTTGCGGGTAATGTGAATGGTGTTGTTAATTATGGTAGTGGTTCTGGTGTTAAGATAAGTACTAATAATGTTTTCCAGTCCAGTAAAGGTTCAGCTATTTATAATTATGGGAATAATTTGACTTTCCGTGGTTTTAAACTGGTGAACAATAAAGTGGGAATCACAAACAAAGGATCCAACGTAGACATATTATACAATACCATTTCTGGCGGAGAATATGGCATTGTAAACAGCCAAAAAGCTACAGACATTAACTACAACACTGTTTCAAGCGCTTCTAAGTCTGGTATTTATAATACTGGTTCTTCCAGTAAGATTGGGCACAACACCTTGAAAAATAACTACTATGGAATCAACAACAAAGGTTCAGCATCTACAATAGCTTATAATGTGGTTTCTGGTGGTAGTAAAGGTATTGTAAACAGTGCAGGTTCAGTTACGATCAGTGGGAATAGTGTAAAGTCTGTTACAGGTTATGGTGTTTACAACAGCGGTTCTAGTGCTAAAATCTATAAAAACACTTTAACAGGTTTAAACAAAGGTTACGGAATTTATTTAACTAGTTCAGTTAAATCCAATCTAATCCAAAGTAACACGGTATCTAAGTTTTACTATGGATTATCAGACGCAGGATACAAGAATACATTACAATCCAATGTTTTAAAGTACAATAAAGTTGGTTTGTACTTGTATAAAACTGCTAAGTACTCTACAGTAACTTCTAACCAGGTTTATAAAAACACCAATTACGGTGTTTACAATAAAGGGTATAAAACAACTCTTTATAAAAACCAGATAACTTACAACACTAAATATGGTTTAGCCACTGTGAAATCTGTTAAAAACACTAAAAACACCATAAAAAAGAATAAAGTCAACACGAAGTTAATAAAATAAAACCTCTCATTTGACATTTATTCCATCAACTTTTTTGATTGATGGGAAAATTCAATAATTTTTCTTTTACAGCTATAATATCTAAATCCAGATAAATAGAGACTTAATGAATGTATAACACTGTTTTTAATATATGTTCAAAGAAATCACGATTTAAAATGAATTTAGTAAAATGGATTGATTTTAAATACAATTAATTCTGGAAGTTAAAAAAGGATAATGTTGGCTGTGTTATTTACTATAAATCGATCCTAAAAGGTCAAGGGCAAGTCTAGAGGCTACCTGTGATGTCATATTCCCTGCATCATAGAGGGGATTAACTTCTACAACATCAAATCCGATGATATTCCCTTTTTTTGGTAAATTTTGTAATATTTGTCTCATTTGAATGTAATTTAAACCTCCGGGTTCGGGAGTACCTGTTCCTGGCACTGTTGAGATGTCAAGGGCGTCAATATCAAGAGTTACATAGATATTTTTGGTTTCAGGTATTTCTCCAAGTGTCCACGGGATTCCATTTTTAAAAATATCTGATGCAGTTATAATTTTTGAGTTGTATTTCGTGGCTTCGTCATAATTCGCTTTTCTATCGGTAAATCCACGAATCCCAATTTGTGTGATATTATCAACAGTTTTAAGGCCAGATGCACGTTTAATTGGGCTTGCATGGGAAAATTTAACATTGGCTACATTGTCTGTAAAATCGAGGTGAGTATCAAAATGAACTATGTCAAAATCGACATCGAATGCTTCAAGAATTGGAAAAGTAATTGAATGATCACCACCAAAACCTACAGGAAAAACATTGCTTTCTATAATTTTTTTGAAGGTATCGTAGATCATCTTCATATTGGTGGCTGTGGATGTAGGTAGGATAGGTACATCTCCATAATCTATGAGAGTTACACCATGAAGGATATGCTTTTTTTGCTCTAGATCATAGGCCCCTTCATCAGAATGCATATAAATTCCATAATTTTGGGATGCAATACGGACTGCACGAGGTCCAAAACGCGTTCCAGATCGATTTGTAGTGCCCTGATCAAATGGGATTCCGATTAGAGCCACATCCACATTTTTTAAGTTAGTTGTATGCTGGAGTTTGTAGAATGTTGGAATTCCTGAATAGGGGAATTTATTTTCAATTTCTTTGGGATTCATCTTATTTCTCCAGCAATTTAACCACAAATGTATAACAAAATTAGTAAAATACGGATTTTAAATTTAGTAAGGTAATTAAGGGGAATCAGGGATAAAATTGCAAAATTAGATTTTATTTTATGTGTTCTATAAAATGAATTCCATTTTCGTTGATTGCATATTTTTTATTCCTTTTAACCTCAACATCTATTAAACCCATATTCTCTAATTCTTGAAGGTACTGGTAAACTGTTGATTCAGAATATTTTTTCCTTTTACCTTTAGATTTAGAATATGAACGACTTAGGAGAGTTAGAAGATGGTTAAATGTAATGCCATTATTTTTACTTAAAACTTCAAGTATTCTTATCTTTGTACTACCAAAACGATGAGCAGGATTTACAGGAAGGAAAACAGGCCTACCTTCGTCTAAAACATATAACGGTGTGGATGCCTGGAATTGTGTTAAATAATAAGCTACGTAGAGATCAAGTTTATCTTCGCTAGCTATGAAATAGGGGTCTTCAACTTCTTCAAAAACATTTTTAATTTCGCCTACAACTTCATGGAAGTCGCCTTGTAAATTAATAACTTTATAACCATCTTTTTCTCTTTCAGCGTCTTTCGACAACATTATAACTTCATCGGCCTTAAAATCTTCCTTTTTAAGGATGTTTTGGATAATTTCGGGCCTTTTGATTGTTGTTATAAGACTTGGCATTTAAAACCTCCGTATTTTTATTATATTATGATATTATGTTTTTTCATTAATATTAAATTTATAGTTTTTATTACTCATTGTGAATTCAGTCACCATAATAATGAACTCATATAAAAAAGTTTTTAGGCATATAAATAGAACAAAAAAATTTAGTAGAATTTTGATGTTTAAAAATAGGAATTTATTTCTGGCATTTTTTAGATTAAAGAGATAATTTAAGATTTTTAAAGAGAATACTTTTTTTAAAGAGATTATATACACCCCAAACTTTGTAATGTGACTTAAAATCACTTTTAAATGAAGATAGGCCAAAGATTTTAAATACAAATTAGCTTAAAAGCTCCATAAAACGGGCACCGTTATTATTCAGGTAATACAATTCTTCTTTTGTGAATATTATGGCCTTGTCTATTGTATTCTCATTTGCTCAAGGATATAATCGATATTTTCAGAATGTCTTATTATTGCTGCAATGCCAGTCGTATAAAACACACTATAATGTAATATGTATTATTTAGTATTACTAAATATATAAAATTTATTATTAATAGGGGGATCAGTTACAATAAAAATAAGTTTATTTAAAAGGTATTAGTCACGGTAAAATAGGTAAAAAATGTAAAGAATTTATAAATACGCGAATAATTAATTGTTATATCTCCCAAATTCAAATAATAATCTAAATTTCATTTATTAAACTGTAAATACAACTGAAAAGTATAAAAAAAATTTAAATTTTAAAGAAAAAGAGAAAGTTTTACTTAACATGGTGGTGGTGTTTTTTAACTCTTCTAACGCTAATTTCTAAAAAGTCGCCAACATCTACATCTGCAACCTCTAAAAGAACTTCTGGTACAATTACATCTTTTTCAGTCCTTTTAACTATTGATTTGTAGCCTTTCATATGGTGCCTGTGGTATCTTCCATGATGTCCTTGGTGATGGTTACAACCACAGTTTTTGTCCTCACACATATAGAATCACCTTCATTTTCATTATAAAGAACAGGTATAATTATGTGGTTTAAAAAATAAATTTTTTTGTTAAATTTGTCAGATAAATTAAGATGCTGTTTGAAGTATAACCTAATGAAAGACTATTTTAACATATTGGCTAAATTAAGTGCCCATCCTCTTATTTCATCCCAATCTCGGTAATCGATACGTTTGCTAGTATCTATTCCCTGCTTATCCAGTCCTTTTTTGATAATGAACTTGGTGGCTAATTTGTACATTAAACCGTGGTTGGCATTTGGGTCATATACGCTTCCAAAAAGTCCTGTAGCTACAGGTTTACCTGATAAATACTTCAAAGCCACTTCATCCAGGTATTTTTCCTGTCCTTCAGTAATTGTTTCTTCCATGTTGGCGGCACCGCATGTGACAAAAAGTGCCACCTTTTTATCTGAAAGGGCAGATTTATTATCTTCCAGGAATTTAAGCGATCCTTTGGTCCATTTGCCTATTTTGATCCCACTTCCTATAATTACCATGTCATAAAGTGAAATATCGTAGTTTTTAATGCCCCTAGAATCTACTAAATCAACTTCAATACCTTCCTTTTCTATAACTTTTCTTATTTCTTCTGCAATTTCGGCAGCTGTGCCGTATCTTGTCCCATAAACGATTAATATTTTCATTTTAATTACCTTGTAATATACTTTTATTAACATTATTCTTTATTTTTACAGTTCTGCAGCTTTTTCCCTATTTTTAGGTTTAATATGCCCATTTTTGTATAATGGATTGTTTATCTTGCTGTAGAACGAAATTGAGATTAAAATTCCTGAAACAGTTATTATTGCAAAGAATATAACTTGTCCAGTTGCTGGAATTACTCCATTTTGTGCCATGAAGAATATCATGGAAAGCAGGGCAGTTCCCATAAGTGATGCTTTTATTAAGAGTATAGATACCAGAGCATATCCCCATTCTTTACCTTTTATGATTAATATGCCTGCAATGAGCATAGCAGGAAAAACTACTCCGATATCTAGGGCTTGAATAACCAGTGTAGTGTAACTTTCCAGTGCAGCTGGAGCAATACCTGTTAATAATGAATCGATTATCATTTTTACCCACATTAGAGCTACCATCGCCCCTGAAAATATTAGGAATGCACCTGCTATTTTGCTGGTCTTTCCAGGAGATATACTTTCCTTGATAGTTTTTACATTTAGTGATAACAGCCCATAAATGAAAGTGTACAGTGATAAAGAAAACAAAGCCACGTACACCAGGAATAACTGGTTATATGATGCTAAAAATGACATTGATGCGTAAGAATAAAGGAAGTAAAACAGAGTTCCCATCCAGATTAAACTGCCTTTAAGTGAATTCTTTTGGATTAAATAAAGAGATCCCATAAGTACTGGAATACCTATTATCAGTGTAATTAAGTCCTGGCCCATAGCTTGAGCTGCCATGGAAATTGTTTCGTGTTTATACAGCCCTTTCCAGAATAAACCGGATAGAGTTGCTATGCCTGCAAGAACAGCGATAAAAATTGAATTTATATATACTACTTTTTTGTCCATTTTTTCCCTCCAAAGGTAATATATTACTTGTATAGGTAATATATTACCAAAGTATATAAAGGTTGCGGTTACAGTTTAAACATTATGAATAAAGACTTTAAAATGGATATAAACTTAAAATAAGAGGATAATATCTTGTATTTATTAAAAATAAGTATAAATTTATATTTTTTTAGATTTAAGATTGAAATTTTAGTTAAAATTAAAAAATTAAAAGGATAATGTTCTTTTAAAACATTATCCTTATTTATATTTATAACTATAAAATTCTGTATTTTAACTTTCTTGACGTGCTGATCCTGTTAGATAACCACCCAAAGCGATTAAACCAAGAATTACAGGATAAGCTATTAATCTTTCGGCTCCCCCTTCTCCCAGTGCCATAAATGGACTTGTATTTTGAAGAATAATCACAAGCAGAATATCTATAAATCCGATGGCACCAAGAACTATGAGAATATATTTAAGCAGTGAATCCCGTAAAATAGTGAAAGATGAAATTACTGCCAGGCTTCCGAAAATAAATGCGGTCATTGCAAATAGAACATGCGTTCCTCCAGTATGGCCAGGGAATATTCCCACACCCATGATTCCAATGCTGCTTATAGCCAAAAGTGATGGGAAAATTTTACGGCCAAACTTCCTATAGATTAAATAAGAGGCTATTATAAGGCATAATCCCAGTAAAAAGACAGTTATGTTAAAGATGGTAGCTGAAGGTTCATATACTGGCAGATCAGCAAGATCGCTGAGTGTATTAATTCCGGTATTGTAACCAGGGTACAATGTTTCAGCTATGGTAACAAACAACATAAATTGAATACTTCCAATAATAAGCAGTATTCCTGCTATTTTTTGGTAAATAATATTAGAATTTGTTTCATTTTTAGATTTAATCTTAACACCCCCAATGAATAAACAAAATTATTGTGACGCGTCTAACCTGTTAGTTTTTATCTTATTAGACATGTCACAATGGCCCTAAAAGCATTAATTGGTTTTAAAATAATTTTACCTCATTATTTTAACACTATCACTGCCCTAATAAACTATTTACAAACTCAGCAGCCTTTCGATTGATAGTATTTGTATCTACAAACTTCATTACGTCATCTACCTGGTATATATTGGTATTATTCAAAGATATTTCTTTTTTAATGAAGGCGGTGCTATTACTGTTTGCAGCCACTGATCCTGTGGTAAATATGCCGATTTTTGCTTCTTTAGGTGGAGTTATATCTGATAAATATGATTGTAATGAACTTGCAGGTTGTCCAGCATAAACTGGTCCTCCAATAACAATAACGTTATATCCTGTTGTATTCAGGATATTTGAACTTTTAATGCCTGCTAAAGTGACTGTATACCCTTTTGCCTGTAGATCATCCGCAATTACTGCAGCTACGTTTTTCGCTGTTCCTGTAATTCCAGGGTCGTAGACTACTAATGCCTTTCCAGCTGAGGTTCCATTGGGATTTAAAGTTTGCGAACCTGTTGCTGTATAGCTCATAACATCTCCCATTACAAGACCTATAGATGCGAAGGCTATCAGAACGATTAAAACTATTCCTAGTCCCACATATTTTGCTATTTTCTTCTTTTCCATTTTGATCCCCTTTCTTAATTATATTAAACTAAATTTAGTTAACACAAAAAATTTAAAAACTGTCAAAATTGCGTGTTTTATACAACATACGGTATGAACATTTTTGTTTTCTTTCTATATGCGATGTATTCATCTCCAAACTCTTTTACCATGTCATTTTCTTCTCTTTTTGCTAATTTATAGTAAATGACAATAAACGCACAGTAAAGGATTATTAGGGGTAATGTGGCCCATTCAAACATCATACCGAGTGTTATCATGAAAAAACCAGTGTACTGGGGGTGACGGATATATTTGTATATACCTGTCTTTACAAGTTCTCCCTGGCCGGTTTCTTTGCTCCAGTAATCCTTATGGATCTTATTCCAACCTAAAATTACCAGTGCTGCACCTGCTAGAGATACAATGATGCCTACATACATCCCCCAGAGTCCTATGTAATTTCCAAGGGTGTGACCCCAGAATATGCCTTCTGGCAAAGTAAATCCAAACAGCCAACCGATTGCAAACATACTAAATGGTACTCCAAACATTTCAATTGCAAATGCCACGATAAATGCCATATAAACACCTGTAGGCTTTATCTGACTTTTTTTATAAAATGGTGTAAACAGCAAAAATATACTATAGATAACTATCCAAACTATTACAGCCTCCCACATTCCAAAGTGGGACCAAACATCTTCTCCTATTATTTTAATCACCTTATTTTTTTGTTTTATTCTCAAATGAACATAAAATCATGTCTACTGTATAATCAATAAATTCATCGTGTGTTAAATTATTATTTTTCATATGCATCTCAATTGCAGGACTAAGGTCAAGCACGCTTTGCATTAACGAAGCCACAACTAGAGTAGACTTTAAGGGTGCAGCACCAGCTCTAACAGTCCCATCTTTTATGCCCTCATGAATAGCATTTCCTACCATCTTAAAACTGGTAGTTCTAATATTCTTTAATTCTTCTATTTCGGGAAATTCTTCATTGTTAAACCAGGGTATCTGTGAGTACCAGTTTGCATGGTAATAACCAGGATATTCTCTGTAAAATCTACAAAATGCCTGTATTAATAATCTGATTTTTTCAATTCCAGTTTTACCTTTTGGGTAATACTCCTCGAACATCTTCCTGAGGATTTTTGAACCGCGAATAGCTACAGCAATGTATATATCTTCCTTGTTTTTGAAATACAGATATAATGTGCTTCTCGCTAATTCGCTTTCTTTGGCTATATCTCCCATAGAAACATTTTCATAGCCTTTTGAGAAGAGTTTTGCAGCGGCATCAATGATTTCTTGCCCACGTCTCTCTTTTTCTCTCTCTTTCCTATCTGCTATTGTCATTCAATCGCTCCATTTAATGACATAATTGTCATAAATAAACACTATTAACATATAATGACATATATGTCATCTAGTGACACATGTGTCAGAAAGAGTATTTAAACGTTTAGGTTGTGAGGGTTGATCTTATTAAAATCAATGGAATAATTAATCTAATTTAAAACCAAAATTTTATAAAGAGCTCAATTAAAGCTAAATGTATTATATATTTTTTTATTTAACTAAAATTTTAATTTATAGGACATTATATTAAAAAATAAAAAGATATAACTATTTAAATTCCGTTAAACAGTGTTAAATAAATTAAAAAATTATTTTAAAATTTCCATGAATCGGGAACCTTTATCGTTGAGTGAGTATTTGTTGCCCTCGCTGTTAACTAAATCAGCACTTTCAAGTTCGTGCAAATACTGGTTAATGGTTAATTTTGAATATTTATTTTTTTTACCTGCGAATCCAGACTCTCTTGTTAAATGGCTTACAACATCATCAGGTTTTGACTGCTCATGGTCATGTAAGTATTCCATTATCTGCTTTTTAACATGAGTAAAGGCATGTGAAGTACTCAAAGGCAGTAATATGAGGTTATTGTTATCTAAAACATAAAATGGAATTGTTTTTTGAAGCTGTGCTAGATAATAGGTTACATAAATATCAAGTTCATTTTCGCCTGCAATGAAGCAGGGCTCTGGTGCAAGATCAAAAACACATTTGATATCATGTAAGATTTCGAAAAAATCTCCTTCTAGGAATTTAATGGAGTATCCTTCTCTTTCAACATTTAAAAGGCCGTGAATATCTCCTTTGGTTAAAATTATCACGTTTTCAGCTTCAATTTCCTTCTTTTTAAGAATAAAATGAATATCTTCAGGATCTTTAATTGTTGTTATAATATCTGGCATGGAAAACACCTCTCATTTAATACTATGTTAACTTAATAGTAATAAAATTATAGTTTTTATTACTACTTTAAACTGAATAAATGAATATGCAGGTCCGTTCAAATTAAAAGGGAGTATAAGAGTTTAAAATGGATTGAATACATGTTTTAATAGTTTAATTAAGTTAACAGGCTAAAAACTGCCAAAATTTAGATCCAATTAAATAAACATGAATCCTCTAATAAGGAAGAAAAAGCCCAGAATTAGGTATACTGTAGTTGTAAAATAGTCGCCGTAATTAATTATCCAGTTACGGGCAGGAGTTAATATGTTCCTTGCTCTACTTGCAAATATTAAATAAATAATAAACGGTATTTCAGCCACTAAAAGTGTAATAATACCTAATATAATAACTGTTTCTGCAGCTAGCGCAAATCCTGGATTTGAAAGCCCAATGAGAGTGCCTGCCTGAAGCACAAGAATATCTGTAACGAAACTGGCCAGGAAAGCGATAAATCCGAAGTAGAAAAATTTTATGAAGGTTGAGGAATTCTTATCTTCTCGAAGCGAACTTACAAATCCAATAAGTCCACCTTCTCGAGATTCTTCACGGATAAAAATATTTTTCAATGCTATAATAACAAGAATGCTGCCTAAGACAACTTCTGTTATGGCACCGATGCGGATTGTACCCAGGGCTACAGCAGAAAGGCCACTGCCAATATACATGCCTGAAAATGCCACAATAAGGAAAAATATAATCGCGCCAAACAGATATGAGAATGAAGCTAAGCGCGGGCTTCTTGTGGGAGAAACGGTAGTTAATATTGTGGCTAAGATAACAGGGCTTACTGCTGCACCTAGGGCATAGGGTAGAATGCTGGCAATTAAGGAGTTCAGTTCAGGCATTAGTTATATTATATTCTTTGATAGTAATAAATTTGTAGGTTTTATTACTAAGGTGTAGGCATGCGTCATGATCCGGATAAATTAAAATTAGTTGAATATTTTAATATAGAATAAATACAACGGTGAGCATTATTATAAATTTTTTAATCAAAAATAGAATTAGTTGCCGGCTCTTTTCCAACTTGTTAGTTATATGGGACGCAGCGGGATGGTTTATATAATAACTACTTTTAGAATAAGATTTGAGACATAAATTCTTATAATTTAATTAATTTTTAAAAATAGATAAATACTTAGCTTAAATGTAAAAATAAGCGTTTTAAAGTATTGTTAGAATATATAAAATTAGTTTTGGTTTCTTTCCAACTTGTTAGTTATATGGGACGCAGCGAGATTTTCCATAAATTTTATAAATAAACTAAAAACAGGAATTTAAGGATTTACATCTCTAAATCGGGCAAATTTTTAAGATAAGGTGTAAAATTAATTTAAATCTAAAATTAAAAGTTTTAAAGCGTTACAGAAAAAAAAGTTACTTATTGGTTCTTTCTAACTTGTTAGTTATATGGGACGCAGCGAAATCTCATGATGTTACAGATAAAATACCTTAAACTTTGAGCTGTAAATTGTTATGATTCCATTAATTTTGAAAAATCAGGTAAATATTTCATCTAAATGTAAAATT
This window of the Methanobacterium veterum genome carries:
- a CDS encoding TetR/AcrR family transcriptional regulator; the protein is MTIADRKEREKERRGQEIIDAAAKLFSKGYENVSMGDIAKESELARSTLYLYFKNKEDIYIAVAIRGSKILRKMFEEYYPKGKTGIEKIRLLIQAFCRFYREYPGYYHANWYSQIPWFNNEEFPEIEELKNIRTTSFKMVGNAIHEGIKDGTVRAGAAPLKSTLVVASLMQSVLDLSPAIEMHMKNNNLTHDEFIDYTVDMILCSFENKTKK
- a CDS encoding DUF998 domain-containing protein — its product is MGGVKIKSKNETNSNIIYQKIAGILLIIGSIQFMLFVTIAETLYPGYNTGINTLSDLADLPVYEPSATIFNITVFLLGLCLIIASYLIYRKFGRKIFPSLLAISSIGIMGVGIFPGHTGGTHVLFAMTAFIFGSLAVISSFTILRDSLLKYILIVLGAIGFIDILLVIILQNTSPFMALGEGGAERLIAYPVILGLIALGGYLTGSARQES
- a CDS encoding methyltransferase family protein, with product MAFIVAFAIEMFGVPFSMFAIGWLFGFTLPEGIFWGHTLGNYIGLWGMYVGIIVSLAGAALVILGWNKIHKDYWSKETGQGELVKTGIYKYIRHPQYTGFFMITLGMMFEWATLPLIILYCAFIVIYYKLAKREENDMVKEFGDEYIAYRKKTKMFIPYVV
- a CDS encoding flavodoxin domain-containing protein → MKILIVYGTRYGTAAEIAEEIRKVIEKEGIEVDLVDSRGIKNYDISLYDMVIIGSGIKIGKWTKGSLKFLEDNKSALSDKKVALFVTCGAANMEETITEGQEKYLDEVALKYLSGKPVATGLFGSVYDPNANHGLMYKLATKFIIKKGLDKQGIDTSKRIDYRDWDEIRGWALNLANMLK
- a CDS encoding flavodoxin family protein, coding for MEKKKIAKYVGLGIVLIVLIAFASIGLVMGDVMSYTATGSQTLNPNGTSAGKALVVYDPGITGTAKNVAAVIADDLQAKGYTVTLAGIKSSNILNTTGYNVIVIGGPVYAGQPASSLQSYLSDITPPKEAKIGIFTTGSVAANSNSTAFIKKEISLNNTNIYQVDDVMKFVDTNTINRKAAEFVNSLLGQ
- a CDS encoding GAP family protein, translating into MPELNSLIASILPYALGAAVSPVILATILTTVSPTRSPRLASFSYLFGAIIFFLIVAFSGMYIGSGLSAVALGTIRIGAITEVVLGSILVIIALKNIFIREESREGGLIGFVSSLREDKNSSTFIKFFYFGFIAFLASFVTDILVLQAGTLIGLSNPGFALAAETVIILGIITLLVAEIPFIIYLIFASRARNILTPARNWIINYGDYFTTTVYLILGFFFLIRGFMFI
- the speB gene encoding agmatinase — translated: MNPKEIENKFPYSGIPTFYKLQHTTNLKNVDVALIGIPFDQGTTNRSGTRFGPRAVRIASQNYGIYMHSDEGAYDLEQKKHILHGVTLIDYGDVPILPTSTATNMKMIYDTFKKIIESNVFPVGFGGDHSITFPILEAFDVDFDIVHFDTHLDFTDNVANVKFSHASPIKRASGLKTVDNITQIGIRGFTDRKANYDEATKYNSKIITASDIFKNGIPWTLGEIPETKNIYVTLDIDALDISTVPGTGTPEPGGLNYIQMRQILQNLPKKGNIIGFDVVEVNPLYDAGNMTSQVASRLALDLLGSIYSK
- a CDS encoding helix-turn-helix domain-containing protein, with the translated sequence MPDIITTIKDPEDIHFILKKKEIEAENVIILTKGDIHGLLNVEREGYSIKFLEGDFFEILHDIKCVFDLAPEPCFIAGENELDIYVTYYLAQLQKTIPFYVLDNNNLILLPLSTSHAFTHVKKQIMEYLHDHEQSKPDDVVSHLTRESGFAGKKNKYSKLTINQYLHELESADLVNSEGNKYSLNDKGSRFMEILK